In Haloarchaeobius salinus, the sequence GCCCGGCCCTCGTCCGGCGAGAGGTTGTGCCGCCGTCGGAGCCGCCGCCAGAACGTGGCGTCCAGCCAGAACAGGCTCTCGTCGTTCGACTGGTAGGTCAGTTCGCCCTCCTCGCGCAGGTTCTCGGGGCCGAGGCCGCGGCCCGAGAGCTGTGCCCGTGCCAGTACGGCGACGAGCTGGCGTCGCGAGATCGGCGCGTGCAGTGCCACGTCGTCTATCAGGTCGTCGAAGTAGTCCTCGACGAGGTCGCAGGCTCGCGAGAACTCGTCGAACTCGACGTCCGTCTCCTCTGTGATTCGCATCGTGTCTCACCCCCCGAACGCCGCCCCAGCGACGGTCGGATTCGTCTACAGATATCACGAAGCCGAATATAACTATTGTGGACGACTCACGTCTCGATACGCGGGACGGTGGCGGGATGGGAACGGAGGATGGCCGGAATATTCAAGCAGGGGACGGACGGGGGGTCAGTCGAGCGCGCTGGCGGCGCGGATGATGGTCTCCTCGCCGAACGCCGGGCCGACGAGCTGGACGCCGACGGGGAGGCCGTCGGTCTCGCCCGCGGGCACCGAGATGGCGGGGAGGTCCGCGAGGTTCACCGGCACCGTGTTGGCGTCGGCGAGGTACATCTTCAGCGGGTCCGAGAGGCTCTCGCCGAGCTCCATCGGTGGGACCGGCATGGTCGGGGAGGCGAGCACATCGGCCGAGGAGAGTGCCTCGTCGAAGTCCTGCTTGACCCAGGCGCGGGCGTCCTGGGCCTGCTTGTAGTACTTGTCGTGGTAGCCCGCGGAGAGGGCGTACGTGCCCAGCAGGACCCGGCGCTTGACCTCGGCACCGAAGCCCTCCTCGCGGGCCTTCCCGAAGGTCTCGTTCCAGTTGCCGTCGTAGCCGCCGGAGTGGCCGTAGCGCACGCCGTCGAACCGGGCGAGGTTCGAGGACGCCTCGGACATCGCGATGACGTAGTACGCCTGCACCGCGTACTCGACGGACTCCAGGCTGACCTCGTGGGTGGTCGCGCCCTGCGCTTCGAGTTCGTCGAGGGCCGCGTAGAACTGCTCCTTGACGCCCTCGTCGGCACCGTCGACCAGTTCGGTCGGGACGCCGATGGAGAGCCCGTCGACGTCGCCGTCCGCCGCGTCGGCGTAGTTCGCGTCCGCGCCCGCCTCGCGTGTCGTCGCGTCGCGCTCGTCCGGCCCGGCGATGACGTCGAGCAGCGCTGCGGCCTCCTCGACCGTCGACCCGAACGGCCCGATCTGTTCGAGCGAGTTCGCGTAGGCGACGAGGCCGTAGCGCGAGACCAGCCCGTAGGTGGGCTTGATGCCGACGACGCCGCAGAAGGCGGCGGGACAGCGTACCGAGCCACCGGTGTCGCTGCCGAGCGCGAGGTCGGCCTCGCCCGCGGCGACAGCCGCCGCAGAGCCGCCGGAGGAGCCACCCGGAACGTGCCCCTCGGCGACGGGGTTCTCCGTCGGGCCGAACGCGCTCGTCTCGGTCGTCGTGCCCATGCCGAACTCGTCCATGTTCGTCTTGCCGACGATGTCCGCGCCGGCGTCCTTCAGGCGCTCGACGACCGTCGCGTCGTACGGCGGTACGTAGTCGTCGAGCATCGCCGACCCGCAGGTCGTCCGGACGCCCGCGGTCGAGATGTTGTCCTTGATGGCGACGGTCTTGCCGGCGAGCGGTCCGTCGTCGGCCCCCTCGACCGTCTCCTCGGTGATGAAGATGCTCATGAGACGTTCGGCCCCTTGAAGTAGCCGTCCTCTGTCTCGGCCGCGTTCGACAGCGCCTCCTCCTGGGTGAGCCCCTCGCGCACCTCGTCCGGGCGCATCACGTTGACGAGGTCGGCCTCGCGGTCGACCGCCGGCACCTCGTCGAGGGCGTCGAAGTAGTCGAGGATGTCGGCGAACTGGGCCGCGAACTCGTCGACCTCGTCCTCGTCGAGGTCGACCCGCGCCAGCTCCGCGACGTGGCGCACGTCGTCGGGCGTCGCCTCGGTGTCGCTCATGCGCCAACGAAGTCGGTTCCGCCGAGTAAGCGTTTCGATACGGGGTTGGCCCGGGGACGGGTCGGCGACGGTTGGCCGGTCGGGTGGTTACCAGTAAGTTACCTATTCGTAAAAAAATCCTGCGTGAAAGATGACTAGATAACCTGAAACACCAACGAGAGTTAGCCCAAGCGTTTAAGTCCTCCTCGCCGCAACAGTTTGCGTACGATCCCCCGTTCTGAACACGCGTTCAGACCCTCACAATGACTGACACGAGTATCCGACGCCAGCAGCCCGACGAGAGTCGGGAGGCGCGAACGACCGAGACCGAGACGACCGAGCAACTGCGGACCTGCCCCGAGTGCAGCGGACAGCTGATCAACGACGACGAACACGGCGAGACCGTCTGTGCCGACTGCGGCCTCGTCGTCGAGGAGGACTCCGTCGACCGCGGTCCCGAGTGGCGCGCGTTCGACGCCGCCGAGAAGGACCAGAAGTCCCGCGTCGGCGCGCCGACGACGAAGATGATGCACGACGACGGCCTGTCGACGAACATCGGCTGGCAGAACAAGGACGCCTACGGCCGCCAGCTCAGCTCGAACCAGCGCAAGAAGATGCAGCGGCTGCGCACCTGGAACGAGCGCTTCCGCACCCGCGACAGCAAGGAGCGCAACCTGAAACAGGCGCTCGGCGAGATCGACCGCATGGCCAGCGCGCTCGGCCTCCCGAAGAACGTCCGCGAGACCGCGTCGGTCATCTACCGCCGCGCACTCGCGGAGGACCTGCTCCCGGGCCGCTCCATCGAGGGCGTCGCCACGTCCTCGCTGTACGCCGCCGCCCGACAGGCCGGCACGCCGCGCAGCCTCGACGAGATGGCGGTCGTCAGCCGCGTCGGACGCGACGAGATCGCCCGCACCTACCGCTACATCGTGCGCGAGCTCGCCCTCGAGATCCAGCCCGCCGACCCGGTGAGCTACGTCCCCCGCTTCGCCAGCGAGCTCGGCGTCAGCGACGAGGGCGAGCGTCGCGCTCGCACCCTCCTCGAGACGGCCAAGCGCGAGGGTATCCACTCGGGGAAGTCACCCGTCGGCCTCGCCGCCGCCGCGGTGTACGCCGCCTCGCTGCTCGCCAACGAGAAGGTCACACAGAGCGAGGTCAGCGACGTGGCCAACATCTCCGAGGTCACCATCCGGAACCGCTACCACGAACTCCTCGAGGCCGAACACCCGGCCTGATCAGTCGCGACGACGGTACTCCTCGTCCGACGGGAACCAGTTCGACCCGTACTGCACCACGGCGAGCAGCGCCGCCGCCGTCAGCCCGAGCACCGCCAGCCAGAACCCGCCGAACTGCAGTACGTCGTCGGCTCCGCCCGCGCAGTCCTCGAACTCACGGCCGCCGACCTCGTACAGCGTCCCCTCGAACTGGACGGTGCGGTTCGCCAGCTCGGAGCGGTACTGGTCGGGCTGGACGAACACGGTCCGGTTCTCCCTGACAGCGATGCCGACCGGCTCCTGCACCTCGCGGGAGAGGTTCCCCGCCTCGACGACCCTGCGGTCCGTCTCGTTGACCTTCGTCAGCGAGACGCCGTACTGGGTCTCGCAGTTGTCCGAGACGAGGAACGTGCCCGCCGCCGCGACGCCCCCGCCGAGCAGGAACACCACCAGCGCGACCCCGATGGCGACCTCGCCCGGTCCGACGGTGCGCTCCGGGTCACGGTCGGCTGTCTCTGATGCCATCCGTCGTTCGAACTGGCGGCCCGCGCGAGTAAAGACGTTCGGTCCCCGGCAGGCGGTCACTCCCCCGAAACCAGCGACTCGACGTACTTCGTCACGTGGTCGTCCAGCCGGCGCTTGTAGCCGGCCTGCCGGGCCAGCCGGTCGAGCTCCCGAGACGCCAGACTGCCGTACTGCACCGCCTTCTTGTCCCGGTCGGCGACCGATTCGGGGATCCACTCACGCGCGGCGAGTCGGAGCGCCCGTTTCCGTGTCCCCGCGTCGTCCACGAGCAGCTCGCCGGACAACGGGAGTGCGGCCTCGACGACGGCGTCGTGCAGCAGGGGGGCGACGGGTTCGACACCGGCACCCCGTAGCGACAGCACGTCGCGTTCGAGCTGGTCGGGCAGGCTGTGAACCATCTCGCGCACCGCACCACGGACCGTCCCGGCCTCGACGCGCGGGTCGTCGGGCGCTTTGGCGACCTTCGCGTAGCCGCCGAACAGCTCGTCCGCGCCCTGGCCGACCGCGAGGTGGTCGAAGCCGTCGGCGGCGACGCGCTCGGCGACCAGGTAGAGCGGCAGCGATATCTGCACGTCCATCGCGTTCGTCCGGCCCATCGCCTGGACGATCTCGGGCACCGCACGCTCGATGGCGTCGTGGGTGAGCTCGACGACGGTGAGGTCGACGCCCATCGCGTCGGCGGCGGTCCGGGCGGCCGCGACGTCGTGGCTGTCGGGGAAGCCGGCGACGTAGCAGGGACCGTCGACCAGCGCGGCGACGAGTGCGGAGTCGACGCCGCCGGAGAACGCGACCGCGATGTCCTCGTCCGGGAGGCTGGCCGCGCTCTCGCGGATGGCCGCCTGGAGGTCGGCGACCGCGACGTCGACGTCGGTCGTCGGCTCGGGGTCGGGGAGTGTCCAGACCCCGGTTTCCCGTCCGTCGGCGCTCCGGCGGACACCGGCCGGCAGGCTCCGGGGCGCGGTGAGTTCCGTGGGGTCGAACGCCCAGTCGTCGCCGTCGGTCGCGTCGTCCAGAAACAGCGGTCGGCGGCCGAGGACGTCCCGCACGAGGGTGCCGTCCAGCTCGCCGGCAAAGCCCGCCGTTCCGGGGAGCGGGTCCCCGGTTTCGAGTGCGCGCCGAACCGTCGTCGCGTCGGTACCGTCGAGCGTCACGGCAGGAACTCGTGCATCCGGTTCTTCACGCGCCGCTTCGCCCCGCCGGCGGCCTGCCGGAAACTGATCCGCCAGGGCGTGCGCTTGCCCTCGACGGTCGTCCGACCCTCGCGGATGGCGTCGAGGATGCCCTGGACCGTCGGCTCGTCGGGGTCCACGCGGGTGACGGCCTGCCCCACCATCTCGCTGATGTGGGCGTCGCTGCCGGCGGTCATCGGCAGCTGGTACTCGCGGGCGAACCGCTCGGCCTGGCGGTTCGACCGCCCGGTGAGGAGTCGCGAGTTGTAGACCTCGATGGCGTCGGCCGTCGCCAGCTCGGCGCGGGTGATGTTCTCCATGACGCCGCTTCTGGACTCCTGGAACGGGTGTGGGACGACGGCGATACCGCCGAGACCCCTGATGATGTCGAGGGTCTCCGCGAAGGGGCGACCCTCCGGGACACGCTCTTCGACGCCGAGCGCGAGCACGTGGCCGTCCGCGCTCGTCACCTCCATGCCGGGGATGCCGAGCAGGCCGTACTCGGGGGCCTTCTCGGCGGCGTCGAGACTGGCGTCGATCTCGTCGTGGTCGGTCACCGCCAGCGCGTCGAGACCGACGGCCTCCGCCTGCGCGAGGAGCAACTCGACAGGGTCACGGCCGTCGTACGAGAGCGACGAGTGGCAGTGCAACTCGACCGATAGCACGGCCTGAGCTACCGGCGGGAGGGCTAAAAGCGCCTCGGTACGTCGGTCCGGTTCGGCCCCCGCCCATCGCCCGGCTCTCGCCGCGAGCCCCGTCTCGACGGCGGTGACCGAGCGCGGGTGGGTGTTCACGAACGTGCGCATAGAAACGCATAAACCGCCCCGGTATCGACATGAGGATGAATGAGCCTCGCCGACTCCGACCGCGAACTCGTCGTGGACGAACTCGGGCGCGACCCCACACCGGCGGAGGCCGCGCTCTTCGAGAACCTCTGGAGCGAACACTGCGCGTACCGCTCCTCCCGGCCCCTGCTCGGTGCGTTCGACTCCGAGGGCGACCAGGTCGTCGTCGGCCCCGGCGACGACGCCGCGGTCGTCGCCCTGCCGGAGCCCTCGGGCGACGGCTACTCGGACACGTACATCACGCTGGGCGTCGAGAGCCACAACCACCCCTCCTACGTCGACCCGTTCGACGGCGCGGCGACCGGCGTCGGCGGCATCGTCCGCGACACGCTGTCGATGGGCGCGTACCCCATCGCGCTCGCGGACTCGCTGTACTTCGGCGGCTTCGACCGCGAGCACT encodes:
- the gatA gene encoding Asp-tRNA(Asn)/Glu-tRNA(Gln) amidotransferase subunit GatA encodes the protein MSIFITEETVEGADDGPLAGKTVAIKDNISTAGVRTTCGSAMLDDYVPPYDATVVERLKDAGADIVGKTNMDEFGMGTTTETSAFGPTENPVAEGHVPGGSSGGSAAAVAAGEADLALGSDTGGSVRCPAAFCGVVGIKPTYGLVSRYGLVAYANSLEQIGPFGSTVEEAAALLDVIAGPDERDATTREAGADANYADAADGDVDGLSIGVPTELVDGADEGVKEQFYAALDELEAQGATTHEVSLESVEYAVQAYYVIAMSEASSNLARFDGVRYGHSGGYDGNWNETFGKAREEGFGAEVKRRVLLGTYALSAGYHDKYYKQAQDARAWVKQDFDEALSSADVLASPTMPVPPMELGESLSDPLKMYLADANTVPVNLADLPAISVPAGETDGLPVGVQLVGPAFGEETIIRAASALD
- the gatC gene encoding Asp-tRNA(Asn)/Glu-tRNA(Gln) amidotransferase subunit GatC, which gives rise to MSDTEATPDDVRHVAELARVDLDEDEVDEFAAQFADILDYFDALDEVPAVDREADLVNVMRPDEVREGLTQEEALSNAAETEDGYFKGPNVS
- a CDS encoding transcription initiation factor IIB, producing the protein MTDTSIRRQQPDESREARTTETETTEQLRTCPECSGQLINDDEHGETVCADCGLVVEEDSVDRGPEWRAFDAAEKDQKSRVGAPTTKMMHDDGLSTNIGWQNKDAYGRQLSSNQRKKMQRLRTWNERFRTRDSKERNLKQALGEIDRMASALGLPKNVRETASVIYRRALAEDLLPGRSIEGVATSSLYAAARQAGTPRSLDEMAVVSRVGRDEIARTYRYIVRELALEIQPADPVSYVPRFASELGVSDEGERRARTLLETAKREGIHSGKSPVGLAAAAVYAASLLANEKVTQSEVSDVANISEVTIRNRYHELLEAEHPA
- a CDS encoding asparagine synthase C-terminal domain-containing protein, coding for MTLDGTDATTVRRALETGDPLPGTAGFAGELDGTLVRDVLGRRPLFLDDATDGDDWAFDPTELTAPRSLPAGVRRSADGRETGVWTLPDPEPTTDVDVAVADLQAAIRESAASLPDEDIAVAFSGGVDSALVAALVDGPCYVAGFPDSHDVAAARTAADAMGVDLTVVELTHDAIERAVPEIVQAMGRTNAMDVQISLPLYLVAERVAADGFDHLAVGQGADELFGGYAKVAKAPDDPRVEAGTVRGAVREMVHSLPDQLERDVLSLRGAGVEPVAPLLHDAVVEAALPLSGELLVDDAGTRKRALRLAAREWIPESVADRDKKAVQYGSLASRELDRLARQAGYKRRLDDHVTKYVESLVSGE
- a CDS encoding PHP domain-containing protein, with the translated sequence MLSVELHCHSSLSYDGRDPVELLLAQAEAVGLDALAVTDHDEIDASLDAAEKAPEYGLLGIPGMEVTSADGHVLALGVEERVPEGRPFAETLDIIRGLGGIAVVPHPFQESRSGVMENITRAELATADAIEVYNSRLLTGRSNRQAERFAREYQLPMTAGSDAHISEMVGQAVTRVDPDEPTVQGILDAIREGRTTVEGKRTPWRISFRQAAGGAKRRVKNRMHEFLP